The DNA window ACAGTACAGCTCCCTTGACTTTCAGGTCTGGCTCGATATAACCCAGCAGCACCCGGCCCAGTTTAACCAGCAAGCCACAGAACCATGGGGGTCCGGGAGCACCACCCACAACACCCCCGCTCTAGTCCTGAGGGGCTACCCTGGGGCCTGTCCCCCTATATATtctttacttttctgctcttttgcacacctgtatttctacttgctcatctatcactcgtgtcaatttgctaaactgtaattacgtCACTATGGCCCATTTGCCTTCACAACActtgcacactgtatatagactattgtgttgactgtacgcttgtttattccatgtgtaattgTCGTACTGGGTcgcttaatcttggccaggttgcaattgtaaataagaacttgttctcaactagcctacctggttaaataaaggtggaagaAAAAAAGTCCTCATCCAGGACCCAGCAACTTCTACCCTTTTACACCAGGACTCAATCGCCCTGACAAACACTTTCTTTAGCGGTTGgcttcagggcagtctggccagctTCTTGGTTGCCTCTCCATTAGCCTGTCCAGGAGATCCAGCTAGCGAACCCCTAGAAGACCAGAGAAGGGCCATCTTTTTAAAGCCAGTAAGGTCCAGAAGCCATGTTGGATAGTTAACTGGACAGACATCTTGTCAGACACAGTGAAAAGTAAAAGCTCAGTCTTGCACGGTACATGCTGGTGCATCAGGTCCTGGGGCAGAACAGGAGCCAGGACCCATGGGTAGCCAGTTGCAGTCTGTGGGACTCACAGCCTGATGACTTCGCAGTTTTTCCTTGGTCCAATAGATTTATTTTGAGTGAGTGACAGGCACCGAGTGACATCCATTAGATTTAAGTTGCATCTAGTTCACCTGGATGAACGCTGGTAAATTCCTAGGGCCAGAACATCAGTTCTAATGTATGCCAACACTTGTTTGTGGATCAATTTGTTTTTCACCAACACCATTGTCAAATGTTGCACTCTTGTACAGACATTTTGCTCATggggcaaaaaaaaagaaaagcaacCATTCAGTTGTAGTTTCAGATTAAAGTCAAGCAAATTGTCAATGTGATTTCCATAAACTTTATTTTACTCCAATATAGCACAAAAGTGATCATATTGAACATTTCCCATGTGTCAAGACCATACAAttacaataaataaatgtataaataaaataaatacaggacACTATTGTGCACAAAAATAAAGATTCTGAAAAAGCAGATGCTTTGAAAATGTTGGATTAGACAAGACATTACCTGGAAGTTGTATAATACTTGCACTCAGGAATCACAGTTTAAGAATCCAACTCTGGGTAGAGATGGCAATGTAAACCAAGGATGGTACAGTATGATAaacacaactttttttttttacgtacTGATATTACAGGGTTATATACCATTTTATCAAAAGCTTATACCAGGTAGTGACACTAGTGCTATTCAGACATTTGAAGTTAACCAATTCCAAGTAAAAAGTACTTTCCTCCGTAGACCATCTCATGCCACCACGTCCACATTCAAAAGGGCCGTTATTGCACAATACAGGCAGACATCCCTCAAAGGCACTTTATCCCCTTTGCCAAACAGCAACGCAATGTAGCGCAGCCTTTTTCAACAGAACACTAAAATCTATATTACCCAGTTAAGGTTAAAAAAGAATGACCTTTTGGTATCTATAGCTAAAAACTAAGTGGTAAAATTACTGCGAATCCAAAGAAAGTGAAAGTTGTCACACCCATTGCCCTCCGTATGCTGTTGTGTACCAATTAGTGAAGTTGAATTATCATAAAAAAGGCAAGCGATGTCAAAGCATAAAAAAAAGCTAAGACCAACTTCAGTTGACATTGGGGGGTGGTCACTTGGCAGCTCGTGGTCCGGTCCCACTGCCATTTCAGAATCAGGTCTGAGCATTAGCTGAGAGAACAGGGTCAGGTTGTGCACATGAAGTGAATCAAGCCAGTAGTGTGATACTGTAGTCAGATTATAGGTTCattcaaaaaacaaaacaaaagggcACCATAGTCCAAAGAGGCCAGACACTAGCCTAAGATTGGGGAGGACTCCCTGAATGAACAGAGCCTCCTGGTCATTTGCTCCCAGTGGAAGCAGAAAGCAGCAGGTTGGTTGAGACTTGTGGATGGTGCCAGGAGTCATGGCCCTGGGGGTGTAGTTGTCCCTAGGTACAGATCCatgatcagcttcccctcccccaattctaaccattagtgggggaaaatTCAGCATCTTGGGACAACATCACCTTACTCGAGCTGTGGGTCCATTATGAATCTCCGTGATGTTGGAGCAGCTGGACCACGTAGCGCATGCGGTGCCTCAGCTCGGCAGAACAGCCCATTTCTGACAGCATGCTCAGGAGGTATGTGTAGGAGACGCGTTCGCGGCTGATGTAGGTCAGTAGGTAAGAGTCGGAGGACTTGCACAGGATGATCTTGGTGTGGTCGGTGTAGAAATTCACCTGGGGAGGAGGCAGGTAAATAAAGTCAAGGGGCATAATTACAGTGCTAAGCTATCACAAGAGGGTTTTAGAACTAAATGGTGCTCTAAAAGCAGCCTAATATCTACAGGTTGTGACAGTGTGGCTGTAAGGTCTTACCTGCAGGGTACCGTTGTTGAAGAGCATCACCAGAGCATGGTCGGTCTTCACCCACTGCAGAAGGAGTGGTGGCTGGGAGGGAGGCTGGTCTTCACAGTGGAGGTCGCCACCCTGGAAGAGACAAGAAACTTGTTCATTTACAATCCCATGTTGATCTTAAAACTAGTGACTTGGGAAAGTTCTCACCCCCCCtggcatttttccaattttgttgctttacaacctggaattaaagttgattttgggggggttgtatcatttgatttaaacaTGCCTACCagtttgaagatgctaaatatttacattcaaggcaaaactgatccagcGCCTTAAAGTTGGATGGGTTCTATTGGTGTACAGccatctttaagtcataccacagattctcaattggagtGAGGTCTGTGGTTTAACTTGGTCATTCCAAGACAAATATTtccccttaaaaataaaaaaataaaaaattacttgcgtgttgctttaacagtatgcttagggtcattgtcctgatggaaggtgaacctccatcccagtctcaaatctctggaagactgaaacaggtttcccctcaagaaattccctgtatttagcacaatccatcattccttcaattctgaccagtttccttgtccctgccaatgaaaaacatcccacagcatgatgctgctagcgccatgcttcactgtggggatggtgttcttggggtgatgtggtgttgggtttgcaccagacacaccaaaaagctaaattttagtctgaccagagtaccttcttccatatgtttggggagtctcccacatacctTTTGGCGAACAAAACATGTTCACTTTTTTTGTCtttaagcaatggatttttttttctggacacttcagtaaagcccagctctgtggagtgtacggcttaaagtggtcctatggacaaatactccaatctccactgtggagctttgcagctccttcagggtcatCTTTAGTCTCATTGTTGCCTccgattaatgccctccttgcctggtccgcgAGTTGGTGGGCGGCCcgcttggcaggtttgttgtggtgccatattctttccattttataAATAATGGATTTAGTCATGCTCTGTGGGATATTCAAAGTTAAGGATATTTTttcataacccaaccctgatttgtacttctccacaactttgtccctgacctgttgtagcactccttggtcttcatggtgctgcttgctttgtggtgccccttgcttagtgacgTGCAGACTCTGCGGCCTTTCAGAACACGtgtaattaatatatatatatatatatatatatatatacatacacacacatatacacatatatgtatatatacacatatatacacatatatacacatatatacacacacacacactgagctcaTGTGACAGAGCATGTGACCCTTAAATCAAGTCCACCTGTgcgcaatctaactaattatgcgATTTCTGATGGCAAttgtttgcaccagatcttatttaggggcttcatagcaaagggggtgaatacatatgcacaccacttttccatttcttttcattttaaacaagttattttttcatttcaccaatttggactattttgaatATGTCCATtaaatgaaatccaaataaataaatccattgtaaagacaggttgtaatgcaacaaaataggataaAAAGcgagggggatgaatacttttgcaaggcactgtacatcctGATTAGTCATACCCTGATAAGGTGGTTAATAGAGAACCTTCAATGCCTTACCTCCATGAGGTTCTGTTCCATGTAGTTGGCCATCAGCTCCACGATCTGCTTCTGACTGCAGAGCTGCTCAGGTAAAGCACTGGCCTGAAAGGTGAAGTGTTTGTTGTTGGTCAAGCAGTAGTGCACAGTCCTGTGGGGAAGACAATGGAGATGCATTAAACGAGACAAGGGTTTGAGACATTGAAAAGGCTACAATAAACCAGCAGAATACAGGTTGGCAAATCAATAAACTAAGGCTAATAACTGCTTGAATATAATTTATCACGTTGAAAAGGACTTACTTGCGTTGATCACACAGACTCAAGTGTGTCCCCTCATTGAAGAGCACACCAATGTTTTGATTGGAGAGCTGGTAGCCAAAGCCATATTTGTTGGAATAATCAACCCACTTTGTGACCCAGATAAAGGATTTGGGCCTGGAAAGACATGGCGGGTTTCTTGTAGCTGGAGAGGAAGACACCAGTTTAGAAATGGCTCAGTAATAGAGGATTTCAGTATAATCAACTTGTTTAAATGCCATTTGAAGTTTAGTACTAGAATAGCTTGTGGAGAGGCTTAAAGCTCACCTGCAGGCATGGCAGACAAACAGCTGTTGAGGACCTTCATGGCTGACTCCGCTATAGACGCAGGGGTAAGGCCATCTTCACAtgctggagagagggaagggtgaAGTTTAGTTGTACCAACAGTGTGACAGCCTGGCAAACTGATTCAACCCCTTATCAGGCCCATGAGCTCAGACGTTACAAAACAAGCCATGCACTTATGCCACTTAAATATAATCCATCTAGATGAAAAGCTGTCTCGGCTATACATATGGAAGAGATCATGATCTGTTAGTGGTCCATTATTGGCACATCGCCACATTTAAAGCATCATGTTCAGCAATTGAGGTTCAGCAAACTGAGCCCAAGTAGTGACTTACGTTCTGTGCTGCTGGCCACCGTGCCTTTAAAGGAGCGTGATGCTGCAGACTTCCTGGACTCCTCCTCAGCTGGAGTATCCAGCAGACCAGAGCTGACTTGCTGGCCTACTGTGGGAGGGGGAGCCTGAAAGAGGAACCAGCTGTCATGAGCAGTTGTCCTTCCTTACATAGAATGGCACATGATCCAAATGCAGTTTGTTGTATTGAATAGGAGCTACAGACGTCAGGAGGCTGGGAGTACTATGATTTACAGAGTGCATATGCAATTGCATTATGTTCCACAGGcctgatttacattttagtcacttagagggtctacatttcatgcatttttttgtactggcccccctgtgggaattgaacccacaaccctggcattgcacacaccatgctgtcgTTGCAAAcaccttgctctaccaactgagccacagggaagattcACAAGCcttttaaaacattcactacTATGACTGCCCTCTGACAGTTCCTTGATGGTCTTGGTCTCTTGCTTCATCTCAGCTAACAAGCAACACTGCTGCATTGTTTGAAAGTAATTAACCTTAAGTCTAGCCTGCACTATAGAAAAGTTTAGCTTATGCTAAAAACAATCCATCCTTCAAAATAATACATACCTCATCGGTGCAAACTGTTTTGTAACTCATCTGGCGACTGATGGAGCATTTGACGATGCCGGACACAAGTTTGGAGATGCTCTCTCGCTCTTCACAATGGTTCTTCTCCACTATAAAACCAAACGTGTTAAATTACACCCTTACTCTGGGGTTAAACTGCAGCCTTTTGAAGGTCAGTCATGACTTGCCACAAAGCTTACCTTTGGATTTTCTCTTGCCAAAGAGACTCTTGGCCATCTTCGTGAAAAACCTCTTGGCAGGGCTGGGTGGGTTGAGCTCTGGCACTGTCACACAGCTGCTGGGAGGCAGTTTATCCGGGGTGAAAGCCTGAGAAGAAAATAAAAAGTTTAGGTCAGGGAAATTGCAAGGTCGGCAATTCAAGGACCCAACTTGTCGCAATTAATACTGCCATCCTCTCAAGTCACTCTTTAGTCTGTTATTCCTAGTGTGGCTCTCTAGAAAGTACACTTTATATCCAAGGCTCAGCCCCCCAATTGTACCAAAATTCCATCTCAAGATGTCATTCAAAATACAAGTACAAATCAAAGCATTGGAGGGGGCTCAAAATATAATCCAATGAGTAAAAAGCTTTGGGAATTGGTGCTGTAAAGTCACACCTAATTCCAGGGCATGGGCCACATACCTTGGTGAAGAATTGGTGGTTCAGGATTTGGTCCAGTGTGAGGCGGTCACTGGGGTCCTTCTGCAAAATGCCAGAGATGAGCTTCTGAGCCGCAGGAGACAGGGTCGAGGGCAGGTTGTATTTTACTTCCTTGATACACTTGTATGTCTCCTTCAGGTCAAGGGTTTCAAAGGGAGGGTTCCCACACATCAGTGTGTACCTGGTTGAAGCAAATAATATTAAGTCCCTCCACAGCCAGTTGATTTAAATTGTTGACACTCCATTTGAGGAATATAAAATATTAAACTACCTTACCAATGATCTACCTCATAACCCTTAAACCATTTGAATACTCAGTTGTGTATATCATTTACATTCAAGGCCTAAGTAGGAGCTGTAGTACCACCATAGATCAAAGTGTGACAAGTAGGCACTTAGTCAAATACAACTGACACCAGAAGACAAACATTCCAAGTATACTTACATTACACAACCTAGTGACCAGACGTCAGACTCCGTTCCATGGCCCTGCCTGTTTAACACCTCGGGGGCAAGGTAGTTTGGTGTTCCACAGATTGTTCTGAGGAGAAACCATTTGCATTAGAGCAGTTTTTCACCTCGGATTGGCTTTGAAGGAAACAAGAATATTCCAAAGGAATAGGACACATTTCACCAGTTGACTTACTTCTTCCTCTGCTCGACTGTTTCCAACTTCGCAGCAAGCCCAAAGTCTCCCAACCGCAACTCCATGTTCTCATTCACAAAGAAATTGCCTGCAAGGGCAACATTTGTCAAGCCAGTTTTCCCAGGCCTCCCATGAGGAATAGTCTGAAGTGCTTTGATACCAAACCAAATAATGACAAATTCTAAATATGCCATTGAGATTTTCAAAATGGCTGAACTGAATGAGGTTGTGTGGTAAAATAATCCAAACGATACATCTTATTCCACAAATCACTATACACACCTAATTTGAGATCCCTGTGAAGGATGCCTCTGTTGTGAAGGTACTTCAGCCCAGATATGATCTGCCGGAGGTAGTACCGCACTTCTgggtctgtcagtgtgtgtcttgCTTTCCAAATGTGTGCCAGGGACTACAACGACAAGGTCAGAGTGCTGTCAGTACCCAGTGAACACCCTTCAGAGTGTCTGCACAAGCTGTACCACCACAGACCAAAGCAACCGCACAGCTCACCTTTCTACTGCAGAGCTCAAGGAAAATATAGATGTTGTCTTGGTCTTCGAAATGATGGGAGAACTTCACCACATGTTTGTGATGTAGGGTTTTGTGAAGTTCGATTTCATTTGTTATCTGTCGGAAGAGTAATAAAAACAGGTACCCAAAATATCAGTAGGAATAAAGACTAATCCTTTTTGGAAAGAAGTAAGTCTGCATATGACAATGAAATGTGTCCTTCTTACCTTATCCCTCTGATGAGGTTTTGACACCCTGCTCTGTGGTATCACCTTCACAGCATACATTTTGTTGTTGGAAAGGTCTGTCATTTCATAGCATCGTGCAAAGCCACCCTTTGAAGAAAAACAATACACTACAAATCAGTATTGGCCTTAATTTGATCCATAAAAATTACTGTTTACAGTGACATTTCTTTTCATGCATTTCTCAAAACGATATTCTAATCTGCACCTGCCTATTGGCATTGCCTATCCAATGACGTATGTTGTAACCACACATCTTGTACAGAAATGTGATGCTTTTCCTTCTTCAAATACAAATTGTTAAATAAGAATGACATTAGCAATTGTGTCAATTACACTACCATTTGTTTATAATGAAATTCGAATTAGGATAATGTGACTGCAGcattttaacaaaaaaaatcCTCCCCATGCGGCAGCACAGACAGGCGAAGATGTAAGACACGGCGCTGTGTTAATACATTGTATCACGATACAAGATGCATTTAGAATATGTACATTCTATCAACTAATTAATTATCAGTGACACGTCCGGCGTTACATCGCATCATTACAACCGGCAAAAGAACGTTAACTATCCTCATGATGGATGGCttatttaaaacaaaaataagGCGGCTGGGAGATAGCCTACCAATGACCTCAAAATAAAGTAAGAGAAAATCTCGATAGTTGGGCTAGTAGCCTAGATTATACCTCGCCAGAGAATTAATGAAGTTGGTAGAGAGTGTCATATCCCGCACGTGGTCATTATCCCGCAATGAAACAATCACAGTTGAGTAACGTGTAGCCCTGGCTTGCAGAACATGCGAACCAACCGGGAATAAATCATGCCAATTAATGAAAGTTGCCACGTTGTAACACTGACGCAGCAATAGCCAATCTCTTCATACTACCATCAAGCCACATTGTCACCAGAACGGTGTCTAAATAATTGATATGTGTGCGATACATAGCAGCACATAGATCACATTGATAGAATAATATACCTTTCCCAGAAGCTTTCCTTTGCTGTAAGATTTTCCTGTCTTGGAATCAGTCACCACCTGGGCGAGATCTGGTTTGATTTGTTCCGATTTTGTCTTGTTCGGTTTAGTAGGAAGAATAACTTGGCCATGTTCTGGACAAGGTTTGAATAGATCCGGATTCATCGTGAGACATGAAGTACGCTGAGAGGTGGTAAAACACGCAGTATCCATTCATCCAAAAATAAATATTCTCCAACGATCCTCTGATTTAACAATTTATCCTTTTAGCGGTGTTGTATCCTGAAAACCAACTCGTATACATCTGACATGCCCAGGCAGAAAATTCCTCAGCTATATAAACTGTCCCTGACGTCACAGAAGTGGGCGGGTGAATAGGTGGCTCGTTCCTGAAATTAACCAACCCTGTTTGCTCGAAATACTTCTCAATCAAAGCTGATTGAAACGATAAATGGGATTTTTATGTCTGTGTGAAATACTGAATGTCCTCGTGAACAATTTATCCAGTCACGTGACTGTATTGATTCCACTGCTGTTGAATGATATGATTTTTTGAGAGACATGGACGGTTTAAACCTgtcttataaaatatatttttttttcacatGATCAGAGCAACAACACTATCAAACAgctgtgtaaagtacttaagtaaaaatactttaaagtactacttaagtcgttttttgtggtatctgtactttattttactatttatatttttgacaacttttacttcactacattcctatagaaaattatgtactttttactccataaatttttcctgacacccaaaagtactcgttacattttcaatgcgtagcaggacagaaaaatggttcaattcacatacttatcaagagaacatccctggccatcctgtttctgtacagaactttgatatatcagttgatgtaagaaggactatataaatacatttgatttgaaaacgaTTTATACCTGTAAAACGATTTATAGctgtacatttacttttgatacttaagtatatttaaaaccaaatacttttagacttttactcaagtagtattttactgggtgactttcactttaacttgagtcattttctattaacgtaTCTTTACCTTTACtctagtatgacaattgggtacttttcccaccactgctatTCTATCAGAGCACGTCACACGTATTATTCTATATCCACATGACATGGATATTCTATATCacaattaaatatatatttagtcACGTTTCTTGTTAGTATGATTTTGTCTTAAAAATGATAATGTAACCAGTATCTTAGGAATTAAATCACATGTAATAAAATGAAAACAGCAATCAACGAACAGCATTTTATCACATTGACATCACTTAGCTGAACATATTGAGGCTGTCTACTCATTTCACTTCTGACAGTGCATGGGAAAGTGATTCCAGATGCCACCTAGTGGACTAAACATTGAATGGTTTCACATTCGGCAGTGGTCGCGCGGGGGTCCGGCTTTAAATGTACTCATGAAAGTTGTAATAATGGAATTTCGAACTTgcgtagtgcatcatcagttccttttgtcatgttagtcattgcataccttagagagctatttataacttgtcagaaatgcccagatcaactagcccatgccAGCTaacgttttttttaatttttaagtTTTTTAGCCTATAGATATTGCTGTAatttttgtcactcaaatatcacatgaatacacattagacatggcaaaatgtatagatttGAAAGGAAAATAGCTTTAAAACGGCTAAATGTTCTTTGCACGCCAtgagaaaatgtgtagaattgcaggaaataagctttaaacatGCAACATTCTCTACACCAataagaggggtgtgaacagctTGTCATGAACAGGGCTTGTGACCATAGAAATAGTCTAGGGATGCACAgcgatgttccccaatgctggaaggggggacCGCAACGCGGTGTCTGGATACAGcttttagccgtggtatattggtcatataccacaacctcaaaggtgccttattgctattataaacttgtTAACATCGTAAAATGATTTTTATGTCATACCTCAGTCTGATATATCAGATTTCAGGcaatcagggctcgaaccacctggTTTATAATGGCAAATAATCAGTGGCTGGGTTAAATCATCTAGACACACCCAGTAGGTCAACCCTTTCTCAGCTTCACATGTTGAGAAGCTGTGTTCAAAACAGTACATTTTCAGCAATCAGAAAGCTGCTTCCTTGGTTTTAggcataaaatacattttacgaATAAAGAATGTTTCTTTTTAATAAAGGTTCCTGCTAATAATTGCCCCCCGTAATTCAAACAATGGCAATCCCTTTTTATGTAAATGTCTCTGGGGTCTGCATCTTAATCACTTCACTTGCATTTCAGAACCAGACCATGGAAGGCAACAAGAAACATTTAATTAGAGTGAATAACTTTTACATTTTATTCTGAAATGCATGAATGAATACATACATGAATGCAATTTTACCTTCACAAATATACTTTGCGATCTTCCTAATGAAGTGGGATTTTAACAGTTATCACCTTTTGAATGATTTGAGGATTAACAGTACTGCAAACTTTCATTTTCAACCAGTTTAAGGACTTCTAAGAGGGCATTGGAATGCAAAATcaatgtacaaaaata is part of the Salmo trutta chromosome 31, fSalTru1.1, whole genome shotgun sequence genome and encodes:
- the plk3 gene encoding serine/threonine-protein kinase PLK3; amino-acid sequence: MDTACFTTSQRTSCLTMNPDLFKPCPEHGQVILPTKPNKTKSEQIKPDLAQVVTDSKTGKSYSKGKLLGKGGFARCYEMTDLSNNKMYAVKVIPQSRVSKPHQRDKITNEIELHKTLHHKHVVKFSHHFEDQDNIYIFLELCSRKSLAHIWKARHTLTDPEVRYYLRQIISGLKYLHNRGILHRDLKLGNFFVNENMELRLGDFGLAAKLETVEQRKKTICGTPNYLAPEVLNRQGHGTESDVWSLGCVMYTLMCGNPPFETLDLKETYKCIKEVKYNLPSTLSPAAQKLISGILQKDPSDRLTLDQILNHQFFTKAFTPDKLPPSSCVTVPELNPPSPAKRFFTKMAKSLFGKRKSKVEKNHCEERESISKLVSGIVKCSISRQMSYKTVCTDEAPPPTVGQQVSSGLLDTPAEEESRKSAASRSFKGTVASSTEPCEDGLTPASIAESAMKVLNSCLSAMPAATRNPPCLSRPKSFIWVTKWVDYSNKYGFGYQLSNQNIGVLFNEGTHLSLCDQRKTVHYCLTNNKHFTFQASALPEQLCSQKQIVELMANYMEQNLMEGGDLHCEDQPPSQPPLLLQWVKTDHALVMLFNNGTLQVNFYTDHTKIILCKSSDSYLLTYISRERVSYTYLLSMLSEMGCSAELRHRMRYVVQLLQHHGDS